From the genome of Lonchura striata isolate bLonStr1 chromosome 10, bLonStr1.mat, whole genome shotgun sequence:
ACCTGCTCAGGGACTGCCAGCTGGCAGGCAGACCTCAGCAATGCAAAGCCTTCCAAACCACCCCTTTTCCGAACTCGCTTACAGCACCCATTTTTCAGTTCCATAGTCTAATCTCAGAACATGATTTCTTTAGTGGCAGCAGTACCTTTGGAACGCCGCGCTCTCGGTGAAGCTGGGGGGCCCATTCACCATGTACAGCCCCTCGGACCCTCTCACTGCAAGAGGAAACAAACGGCGCCTTTCAAAAGCAGGAAATTGCCTGAAGCAGATGATTTCCTAACTTGTGAGCCCTCAGCCATGCACACTCCCTGCCATACTTGCTGTAAGGATGTTCCAGGGGACACAGGCCTGGCgccaccagcccagcccctccgcagggctgtgccccagggtgGGCACCCACAGCCGGGGCAGAGCCTCGCACAAGAACGGCTCTCCTCGTGCCCAGATACAACTCTGCAGGGCTCGTGAACTCCACAGCTCTGAGAGACCCTAAAGAGCGTTTCAACGCACCTGAAGTGTGACCCCCGAGctgtgcagccctgcctggAACGCGTTCTCTCTCAGCTCTCCCCTCATGTTCCCATCAGGATCGTAACTTAAAACAGAGGCAGCGAGCAGCCCAAAATGTACCCCGAACaactgcagcccccagccccgagCGAGGGAAACAGATTCGTGCTTAGAGCTTACAAATCCAGGAACAGAAAGTGCACATCTTTAATGCCAGGGACACAGCCGGGCAAACCCCCTATGCCAGGGACAGAGCCGGGCACTCGCACACCGAGCAGGAGCGCGGCTCTCGAGCAGGGCTGCACAGACCCGCGGGCTGCCCGCAGCTGCTGTCCCCGCGCCGGCCGGGCCCCGAACGCGCCCggagcgcggccccgcggcAGGGCAGGCCCGAGAGCCGCGGGGGAGGCCCGGCGGGGCGCCTGCTCGGGCGGAGCCGCGACCGggccctgctctgggctgccgCTGAGCACGGGGCCCGCCGAGCCCGGACCGGCGCCGGCCTTGGCCATTTCACCGTCAAGAACTCCGCGACCGGGGCCGGGCTTGGCCACGCCGCGGCAGCGCGCGCTGAGGAGAGGACGAGCGGCGGACGCCGACTGGCACCGGAGGGGCACCGGAGGGGCACCGGAGGGGCTCGGAGCCAGCGCTGCCTAACTCCGCTGCCGCCCCCgcgcaccggccccgccgccgctcgggtCGACGCACCTGCCAGCAGCGGCGTGGGCGGCGCCATCTTGCGGCGCGGGCGGAGGGGCGGTTCCGGTTCCGGCTCCGGTTCCGGTtccggcggcggcgcggcggccgcagCGCGCGCCACGtccgcgggggcggggccgcgcccggcGCGCTCCCGGCGGGCGGCGCGCGCGGTGCTGacgcggcagcggcggccgggccggacCGGGCCGAGCGCGGACATGGTGGCCAAGCAGCGCATCCGCATGGCCAACGAGAAGCACAGCAAGAACATCACCCAGCGCGGCAACGTCGCCAAGACCTCggtgcgcggggccgggcgggcggccgggcgggcggccgggcgggcgggggcggcggggccgggccgcgctgACGGCGCTGCTGTGCTCGCAGAGAACGGCCCCGGAGGAGAAGGCGTCGGTCGGGCCCTGGCTGTTGGCGCTCTTCATCTTCGTGGTCTGCGGATCAGGTGAGCGGCTCGCGCgggcggccgggcccggcggcggctGCCGGCCCGGTTCGGACCCGCTTCTGCCGTTCCGGGCCCGGTTCGGACCCGGCTCTGCCCCGGTTCTGCCGCTCCGGGCCCGGTTCGGACGCGGCTCTGCCGCTCcgggcccggctctgccccggtTGCTCTGCCGCTCCGGGGGCTCGGGCCGCGGGCCCGCTGCCGGCGCTGCCGCGAGCGCTCCCCTCTCCGCTCTCTTGCAGCCATCTTCCAGATCATCCAGAGCATCCGGATGGGCATGTGAGGGCCGGGCTGGCCAtggcccgccggcccggccgccgcggcACCGGCCGTGTCGCATTCCAGGTCCCTTCACCAGTCATTCCGAGTTTTCTAGCCCGTGCCACAGTGCCTTGAACAGCACCACATGTATAAAGCAATAAAAGTCTGTTGTTGATCTACAATCGTGGACCTACTTATTCGCTGAAGATCCGGCCTGCTCTCTGTAGTACGTGGAGCTATACGCGACGTAGGTCCATAGGAACTGGCATCTCTTGTAAACACGGTCCCAGATCAGTGTCACCCTCGCTGTGTAGCTGGAAACGGTTCCATTTGACGCTGGAAGCCAGGATTCCTGTGGAGGCTGGAGCCCGACTGTGCAGCATGTTCCCGAGGAGCCTCCCTGCATCCTCCGTGTGTGCAGGGCAGGGCGGGCCCACTGCAGCATGTGGCAGTGCTCGCCGTCCCCACACCACGGCACCGCCTGCTGCTTTGTCCCAATCCACGCAAAACGCTTCtctgtgcagggctctggggtggTGAGGAGCTGGCACGGCCGGGCAGAGCTGCTCCGGCAGGACCCGCTGCGGCAGCTCCATGGACTGCGGGAGCACCGTGGCCAGACCTGTGGCTCCTCACACCTCTCCCGGCCGTGCCCGTGCTGTAAATACTTCTTGGACAACTTTCAACAAGTGGTGATAGTTTTAAATTTGACAATGTTGTGTGGGAATACTGGGTGTGGAGAGGGGGGCGTGCTGCCTCCCTGCCCACAGTTCTGCTTCTGTAtgtgcagcccctgcagagTGTGGTGTGTCTTGCAATATATATTTAATCCTATTTAAGGTAAAACCTGCCTTCAACTCGATTTCTTTTAACAATGGATTCAGTATTTAACTGCTTCCCTACTGGTGATCACAATTCCTTCTGTAGACGACTGTAATTTGAGATCACATGGAAAATGCTGCTATTGATCATATTTCCCTGCTGATGGCCCTGACTCCTGAtggctctgctctctgcctggTGACAAAGGTGGTGGGAATTGCTCTGCTGGTGCACACAGTTGCTAAAGGAagatttcttttctccaggtttCTTAGAAGATAAATTTTAAGTCTGGTTACACtagaaataatagaaaacaaaatgggTTGAGCTAAATGAATTGCCTGTTAGCCGTGAAGGAGCAGATCTTTTGTACACGTTGTATTTCCATATGGAATCACTGGTGTGAGCCAGGGCCGCCCAGGGCACGGGGACCCTGTGCTGGGACACTCGTGTGCTGTGGCGGGGAAGTTGTGTCATCGCTGATTTTAAATAAAGTTCTTTCCAAACACAAGCTGTGTTCACTGTGATGTGGGCAAAGCAGGGCTCTGCCGGCTGTTGGAACTCGCCACTCACACCAAACAGGGATTATCTGGCTTTTCCCTGGGAGGAGCTGCCATGCCATGGGGCACCCCTGTGCTCAGCTGTCTGCGTGCCGGgcctgagctggggctgccacGATACACCCAGCCACCGCTCTGCTTCCCTCTGGGGACCAGCCATCCCCCACAGGGGCTCGGCAGCTGCCTTCCTCTCACCTCTCTGCTCCCCGGGAATGCCACAGAGGCCGCAGGGGTCTGGCCAGCTCCTGCTCGGCTGCCCGAGTCAttggctgtgccagcacagcagtaCTCAAGGCCTGTGGGAACGTTCAGGGTGGCTTGTACCAGTTGGTTCTTTGAAGTTCAGTAAATTGCGTTGGTGCAAGCTGGCtacagcagtgtgtgcagcgctgtgccctgcagtggcACCTGTGTGAGGAGTCACgggcagctgcagtgccagagctgggctggctggggcaccTCTGGAGGGGCCTTCtggccccagctgtgccctggctcCGCACATCCGAGAGCAAAAGCTGTGAAACACCACGCTTGTTTCTTTCTGAAACCTGCCAGAGCAATACCCGTTTATTTCCCCTGGTGAGATGCAGCTCCTCACTtccaggtcctggcagctgaCAGCTGTGCCGGCCTGGCTGTGACCCCGCGCACAGCCGCGGATGGCCGCGTTCTTCAGGGAGCTGAGCTTGTCAGGTGACGGCATTAACCCCCTGCGACACACTTCTATCTCAGTGGTTTTTTCTTGTCTCCTGTGAAGCCTTCTCAAGGCTGGCTGCAGGACTGCGCTCCAGTGAGACATCAGGAGGGGCATACGGCTTGCTTCCCAAGGCGAGAGGTCCCTGCTGTCCCGCCCGGCCTTTCACAGCTGCTGGAGCCGCACAAAGGACCGCAGCCGCGTCCCCGGCGCTGCGTCCCGCCCCTCTGCGCACGCAGCACAGCCGGGCAGCCGCGGCGACCGGAGCCACGCGTTCTGCAGCAGCCTCGCGGGGACGGGGGGCGGCACGGCGCGAGAGCCCGAGCGACGGGAAACCGGTCCGAGAAAGCGGATCCTGGGCTGCGGAGATAgtccgggaccgggaccggcaacgagaacgggaatgggaacgggaccgggcgggggcggtgCGGGCACAGCTCCGCCCCGCCCCACAGCgccgccccgcggccgccgccgacCCTGCAGGTGCCGCTGCGCCACGGCCGGACCCGCCCGCGGCAGCCGGGGAAGGGTCGGGGGAAGGGTCGGGGGAAGGGAAGGGTCTGTGCCGCAGCAGGGGAAGGGTCTCTGCTCCAGGCACGGCCCCAAAGCTCCGGTCGCAGCCGGGGAAGGGCCGCTCAGTGCTCACCTCACCTGGCACCTGCTCCGGAGCCGCCTCACTGCTGTGCCAGTCTCCTGCACACGCTCACCTCTGAGCCAGGGCCGCGGCCTGGAAGCTCTCCTCAGTAAGCATTTCCTCCGCCTCCTCCACTGTTTCCGTAGCTTTTCCCCGCATCTCCTGTCACGGCCTCTCTGAGACGCCGGGCCTAGCTCGGAGCCGCCTCTGCCCAGCCTCACTGCATTCGGAGCGTTCTGTGGCACCACGAGCCCGCTCGCAGCCCGTGCTGAAGCACACGCTGCCCTGAACGCAGCAGCCGAATCCTTTCTCTTCACGCCAAAGCCACGGAGCAATGCCGAAGACGCGTGTTAGAGCAGCCGCGTGCGGTCTGGAGAGCCGGCTCCCGCGGGCAGCTCCCCACCGGGCAGAGCCGGCGTGCGGGGCACcggcaggagccgggccgggccgggcagctcCGAGCCGGGCAGctccgagccgggccgggcagctCCGAGCCGGGCTGGCACAGCGGCCGCCTGCCGCCGGGGCTCTCTGCCATCGGCAGCCGCACATTTCTGACAGCACGGCGGTCTCACTGTGAGAGCTGCCGGTCCCTTTCCTCGGGCAGCCTCTCCAGAAGAGCCCGCAGCATTCCCAGACCCTTTCTGCCAGCTCACAGGCCTCTCACAAGCCAAGCTGCTGTCCAGAGCCGAACACAGCCTATCTGTAAGAGAAAACTAAACACAAACTCCCAAAGCAAACCTGACAGGAGCAGAGCAAAGCAAAGGCTTTCTAACAGGATCAGTTCAATCTTTGTTCCATCTTTTTCAGATTTACTAAATGCTTCTTGCTTTTGGAGAAAGCGCCTCTGCAGCCCCCCGGTGTGAAGGATGTACCCGTCCCTGCCTCACACCTCACACGCAGGAGAACAGGCAttggagcagggctgctccctctgctcccagcacaaaAACAATAACCACCCGAGTCAGGTGCACAAAGTTGTCTCTGTTCTGTTTCACTCAAAAGTGAACTGACAGGTACAGAGTATCCTCTGAGAAATTTTAATCAACTACTCACCTGAGGGACTCTTCCTCCCAGAAATCCCAATTTATCCCTTTTTTCTTACTTTACCAGCATCATCCTCACTGTACAGCTAGAGTGAACCACTGATCACACTGGAAACACACATAGCTACtggaatattttgctttctaatCTGTGTGCACTAAAGTCTCCCAGCAGTGCTCACAGCACAGGGGTGCAGCAGGCAGAAAGACACCAATCCACACCTAATGGAAAGATCATTTTGGTGCTACCTTAGCAAGAACTTTTTACTAAGCACACAACACGGGGTTGTTTGAACTGTGCTGACCTGATGCTTACCAGGAAGAGATGCTTCTCAGTTTCCAGGACATGGACATTTCTCTGAGATCCGAAGACACCAAAACTTGCAGTTTCCAATGTTTCCTGTTTTACCTGACATGAACCTGAGCAGAGTTAGACCTGCTCAGGGCTCAAGTACTGAAGCAGGCATCCACAGCAGTGGCCTGTGACTGGCAGGCCCAGATGTTTATTTAGAGTTATCAGTGTAAACCCAAAGTCCTAAGGCAGCCACTGACAGCATCAGAAGATGTTTCTCCTAGAAGGGAAGAAACCAGTCTGTTGCATGAAAAGTGGTAACCCTGGCATTGATCCGTTACTGCCTCACTGACACTTTCTCCATTTTGTTCAGAAAAGAGCTACTGAATTTAATTATACTGCAACAACATCTACAGCCAAAGAATTCAACAAAACTGgtttaatttcagaaaatgtgttaaaatatatatatatttgtacatCAATTTGACACACTGTATTAGTTTACACAAATGATGGTCTTTTTTGAAACTGTATTTATGaaatgtacatttttaatttaaatactcAGTATACACTGCATTTAATCTGCATGTTGCAtttattaaatacattaaatctGCAATGtaacaaaacattttctccATACGAAATTCAAAACACCATTTTAAATGAACAAAAGATGGCTCActtcatttatttgttttaacaaCTAGTGCCTAGCACACTAGCTTAGCTCCACCAACACCAGCTGTTCTTTCTCTTTATTGACATTGTTCACAGACTAGTACATATTACACTAAGAGTGCTGGATAAAAACATGAGGTACGGAAGTGGTTCAAAGATTACAGGTCATGCAGATCATGCGAGACAGCAAAGAAAGTTGTGAATGAGAAAacactaaataaaaatacataaagaatgtgcattataaaataaaaaagaaaccaaaacaacaaaacaaaaaaaccaacaaccaacTCAATTATACAGCTTTGCTTCTTTGGTTACAAAGTAGGTTGAACAATTTCACAGCTTTTTATTcccacccaaaaaaccaaaccaaaaacgaAATGTCAAAAAGCAGAGGGATCATGGCCCCCCTTCTCTCTATTAAAAAGTAGAAACAGAAATGAGCAAAGTTTTCTTCATCAAAATAGCCCATCACTTATTTATTATATCACAAGGACTGGTGACTACCTGTACAGATGCACTATGGTCTTCATACTTACACTCTATACAAAATTTACATTCAAGCTGGATCTTTACTACCGTAAATAAATACCAAAGGTCAATTGCCATTAGTGTTAGAAATATGCCAGGATTCTTTGTTCAATTATTGCCTAGACATTGTATCTATTAACGCAATCCCACCTATCATTCTACCCATACagacatttattaaaaaaaattcaaaagttcTGTGACATTGTTCATGTACATTATGAAAATAGCAGCCctgtaataaataaaacaaataaatgaaactAACATAGGCAAATGTTACTTATATGAAAAGAACAGTGGCTCTGAAGAGGAATTGCTGCTCCTTAGCAGACAGCAAGgctcagcagcccaggagcaATGGGACCCTCGGAGAGCCACCCAAGCTCTGACAGACTCCCTCCTGAAGCCCCGGCAAGCCAGCGCGGGCCGCAGGGCTCCTCCGCGGCCGCCGGCGTGCAGGAGGAGCGCGGACACCTCCGCCCCGCAGCGCTGCGGCCGCCGCTCGGGCAGCCCCGGGAGGGTGATTGTCTAATACTGAAAAGGCCAAACACACAAGAGAAGCAGGCTGCTCGCTCGGGCCGAGAGCCGGCGGTGGCACGGACAGGCTCACGCGGAGGAGACGTTGGGCTGTGGCGGCTGCGCCTGCGACGTGCTGCTGGGGGCCTGCTGGCTCGACAGCTGGGATAACTGATCGTTGTTGGAAAGGGATTTCAACAGTGCATTTTCTCGTTCAAGTAAAGAGTTTCTTTCAACTAATTCTTTTATTTGTTCCTTCAGGACTTCCACTTCTTCTCTCACTGCATACATCAAATGGCTTTTCACTAGATCCTGCAAAGAACAAGTGGACAGTTACACCATGGCAAAGAACGAGTTTCCTTCACCCCAGCCCCAGAACTGACTGTTACTGCTTTCACTGCAGTAAGCATGGGGAAAAAAGCGCTCATCGCTAACAATTTATGAATAAATCAGCCTTTAAGCACAAACAACCCAGCCCTTATGTGAAGTGGGTCCGATATGAAAAGCTCTGTCTCCAGCACTCCAGTCATTCCAGTTACATGGAAGCCAAGGAGAAGAATgatgctccagctcctcagaaGGAAAGCACCAGCTCTGATGCTGTGACCTGG
Proteins encoded in this window:
- the SERP1 gene encoding stress-associated endoplasmic reticulum protein 1 codes for the protein MVAKQRIRMANEKHSKNITQRGNVAKTSRTAPEEKASVGPWLLALFIFVVCGSAIFQIIQSIRMGM